A segment of the Frankineae bacterium MT45 genome:
CGCGGTAGCTGCCGTTGGGATTGTCCTGCAAATAGCGGGCGATTACGCGTCCGCTCCCCTCCAGCTCGTCGAGGGTGTGCTGGTCGGCGACGTATCCGCCCTCGCCGTTCTTCAGCGGGACGACTATCTCCTGCCCCGGCTCGTAGTGCGAGGTCCAGGCGCTGGTCGTGTTCTCGATGCGCAGGCGCTGGTCGCGGCAGACGAACTTGCGGCTGTCATTGCGGATGAGTGCCCCCGGGAGCAGGTGCGACTCGCAGAGGACCTGGAACCCGTTGCAGATGCCCAGCACGGGGAGGCCGTCGCGGGCGCCGGCGATGATCGCCTCCATCACCGGCGAGAAGCGGGCGATGGCGCCGCAGCGCAGGTAGTCGCCGTAGGAGAAGCCGCCGGGCAGGACGACCGCCTCGACGTCATGCAGGCTCGGGTCGGCGTGCCAGAGCGGGATGGCCTCACCGCCGGCAATCCGGATCGCGCGCAATGCGTCGGTATCGTCGAGACTGCCGGGGAACGTAACAACACCTACGCGCTGAGCCACTCGTCCAGATTACCTGTTCCACACACCACCCCGTGCCGCCCTGGCGGTCACGTGCCCGGGCGGGAGGAGCGGCAGCTACCCGCTCAGCGGCGGATGGTGAAGTCCTCGATGACCGGGTTGGCCAGCAGGGTCTGGCTCAGGTGGGCGATCGTCTCGTCGTCGACGTGATCCTCCACATCGAGCTCGAAGTGCTTCCCCTGGCGGACCGCGACCACACCCTCGACGCCCAGACGTCCGAGCGCACCGACGATCGCCTGCCCCTGCGGATCAAGGATCTCGGGCTTGAGAACGACGTCGACAATCACGGTGGGCACTAGCTACTCCTTGGTCTGCGGGTGGGTTCAGCTTATCTGCCCGGGCAGGGCCGACGAGCTACCCGTGGGCCGCCGTCCAGTCCGCGAAGCTGCGGCCGGTGAGGCGTTCGTAGGCCTGCAGATAGCGCTCCCGGGTGGCGAGGGCGATCTCTTCGGGCAGCGGAGGCGGTTCGACTCCACTACTCCGGTCCCAGTTGGCGGCCGGCGAGGTGAGCCAGTCACGGACGAACTGCTTGTCGTAGGAGGGCTGCCGGTGCCCCGGCTGCCACTCCTGCGCCGGCCAGAATCGCGACGAATCCGGGGTGAGGACCTCATCGGCGATCACCAGGCGGCCGGCGGTGTCGCGACCGAACTCGATCTTGGTGTCGGCCAGAATCACCCCGGCCTCGGCCGCGATTCCAGCGGCCCGCGAGTACACGGCGAGCGTCAGCGCCCGCAGTTCCTGCGCCTCTTCAGCACCGACGAGCGCCTCGACCTCCGCGAACGACATCGGCTCGTCGTGCTCGCCGACATCAGCCTTCGTCGAGGGGGTGAAGATCGGCTCGGGCAGCCGGGAGCCGTCCAGCAGGCCGGAAGGGAGGGCGATGCCGCTCACCAAACCCGACGCCTCGTACTCGCTCAGACCGCCGCCGGTGAGGTAGCCGCGAGCCACACATTCGACCTTCACCATGTCCAGGGATTGGCAGAGCATGGCCCGTCCGCGCCACTGCGCTGGAATCACCGGCGAGTCGACGCTGATGAGGTGATTGGGGGCGAGGTCGGCCAGTTGCTCGAACCACCAGACCGAGAGCGCGGTGAGGATGGCCCCCTTGTCCGGGATCGGCGTCGAGAGGATGAAGTCGTAGGCCGAGATCCGGTCGCTGGCCACCATCACCAGGGATCCGTCGGGGGCGCGGTAGAGATCGCGCACCTTTCCGCTGTGCAGGTGCGTCAGTTCGGTCACGCCGTCATTCTCCCATCCGCCGATTCGCCGGTGTCGCGAGTGCGTCGAGGTGGCGGCGACGACCGTGAACCACGCATGGCACACAGACGCTCACAGAACGAATCGTTACATTCAAGATTCAGGTGTTTCGACGTGCGTATCGGAATCTTTCCGGGAATGATTGAGGGTATGACGCCTAGCGAGATCCACTACATCGCATTCCGCAAGCCGCCCCTGGGCAAGCGTGGATACGACGAAGATGACGTCGACGACCTGCTCGAACGACTCGAGCGCTTCTTCCGCGACCCGGCCGGCGCATCGATGACCGCCGACGACGTCCGCAAGGCACAGTTCCGCAAGCCGCCGATCGGCAAGCGCGGCTACGACACCGGTGACGTCGACGACTTCCTGGATCAGGTCGTGAACGAGTGGCCGCAGGTCAAGACCGACCAGTCGTTTCCAGGATCGCACCGCTCGGCCAGCTGAGGGCGCAGACTGAAGTTCCGGCCGGTCAGCCCGTTGACTTGCCGAGCACAAAGATTAGAGAGTGACTCATGGGCAATATTGGTCGTAAGAAGCGCCGAATCGAGGTGCTGCCCACCAGCGACCCGAGCCGCAGCGAGCCGCGCCAGACCCCGGCCACCAGCCCGTCCGAGCAGCCGGCGCCGCCGGTTCGCGAGCCGGCGGCACCTGCGTCGACCCCTAGCTAGCGACAGCGCACCACCATGCGAGGCTTCGCCGCCGACGTCGTCGAGCCGATGGTCGGTGAGATCAGTGCGGTCCGATCCTTCGGCCTCAGCGACGACGGAAATCTCTTCCCGGTCGGAGGTTCGGATGCCCCCTGGACGCCGGGGAAGAACACCGCGCGCTGCATCCGCGGCAACTCCCATGACGCACCGGCGACAGACTGCACCTGCGGCTTCTACGCCTACCTCGACCCGGCCTGGATCACCCAGCGTCATGGCATCACCGGCACCATCACCGCGGTGGTCTCCTGCTGGGGCCAGCTGATCGCCGGCTCCCGCGGAGTCCGGGCCGAGTTCGCCCGAATCGCGGCCCTGCACCTACCGGCGGATGTCCCGCGCGAGGTGGTCGCCGAGGTCACCGCCCTGCACCCCGAGGTGGAGATCTACCGGGACATCCAGCAGATGTACGCGGCCCACCCGCTCACCGAGCTGGAGGGCGTGAAGCACCCACGGCTTCTGGCCAAGCGGCCGCCCACGCTTCGCATGATCGCAGTGACCCGCTCGCTCTACTGGCTGCTCCTCGGGCTGATCCTCATCGCCAACCCCCCGCCGCCCACGCACGCCGGCGCGGTGGCGCTCGGCACGCTGCTGGCGGCCGGCCTCGCGCTGCGCCTCATTCCGATGGACGGGCCTGGGCGGGCCTGGCGGGCGTTCCTGCTGCCGAGCCTGCCCCTGCTGCTCTGCGCGACACTGCTGCTGATCACCTCGATCACCATCGGGCTGCCTCAAGTCTTCGGCGTGAGCGTCCTGTTGCTGGCCTGGCTGACCATGGGCGCCGGTTGGCGGCGCAGCCAGGAGGCGACGCTCATCAGCCCAAATCGGCGGGCCCGCGAACTCCTCGCCACCCGGCACTCGCAGACCTGGCGCGTCACCCCGGTGCAGCGTGACGACTGGCGCGAGGTGCGCTCCGTCGGCAAGGACGACATCGTGGTGACGTACTTCGCCATCGCCCTGATCCCCTCGATGCTGGCCGGAATCGCGCAGCTTCCCAGCCTGGTCCGAATCGGGCTGGCCGACATCCGCCCGCTTTACCGCAAGACGGGCCTGGTCAGTTTCATCGAGAACGTGCCGTCGGCCGACTGGGTGCACGTCTTCCCCGGACGCCAACTCGAAGTCGACCAGCGGGCACCGATCCGGATGAGCGTTGAGCAGGTCATCACCGCCCTCGGCCTGCCGCGCCCGGCCCTAGACCGTCCCACCGAATGGACGCTCTGAACCGGCCGACTCAGAAGATCGGCTCCGGCGTGTACTTGGCTGCCGCCGGGTCGCTGGCCAGCACGTCGTCGACCGCGGCGACCACCTCAGCCACCTGGGTCTGGGCGGCACCGGTGAAGGAGAGCGGCTCGGCCAGCAGTGCCTGCAACTCGTCGGTGCCGAGCCCCAGACGCGGATCGGCGGCCAGCCGGGCGAAGAGATCATTCTCGGCCGAACCCTGCTCGCGCATCCCCAGAGCCACCGCCACCGCGTGCTCCTTGATCGCCTCGTGGGCCGCCTCCCGTCCAACCCCGGCCCGCACCGCCGCGATCAGTACCTTGGTAGTGGCCAGGAACGGCAGGTACCGGTCCAGTTCCCGCTCGATGACCGCCGGGTAGGCACCGAAGTCGTCGAGAACGGTCAGCGTGGTCTCCAGGAGGCCGTCGATGGCGAAGAACGCATCCGGCAGCGCCACCCGGCGCACCACCGAGCAGCTGACGTCTCCCTCATTCCACTGGTCGCCGGCGAGTTCGCCCACCATCGAGGCGTATCCCCTGATAATCACGGCGAATCCGTTGATGCGCTCCGCCGAGCGGGTGTTCATCTTGTGCGGCATCGCGCTTGAGCCGACCTGCCCCGGACGGAACCCCTCGGTGACCAGCTCGAGGCCGGCCATCAGCCTGATCGTCTTGGCCAGCGACGAGGGCCCGGCCGCTAGCTGCACTAGTGCCGAGACGACGTCGTAGTCGAGCGAGCGCGGGTAGACCTGCCCGACACTGATGAAGACCGAGGTAAATCCGAGGTGTTCGGCCACCCGCTGCTCCAGGGTGGCCAGCTTCTCCAGGTCGCCATCGAGCAGGTCGAGCATGTCCTGAGCGGTGCCGACCGGACCCTTGATGCCCCGCAGCGGGTACCGACCGAGGAGGTCGTCCAGACGCTCGACCGCGATCATCATCTCCTCCGCCGCGGATGCGAAGCGCTTCCCGAGGGTCGTCGCCTGCGCCGCGACGTTGTGGGATCGGCCGGCCATCACGAGTGCGTCGTACTCGGCAGCGCGGCGGGCCAGCCGGGCGAGAACAGCCAGTGTTTTACTGCGGATAACCTGCAACGAGGAGAGGACCTGGAGCTGCTCCACGTTCTCGGTGAGGTCGCGGCTGGTCATTCCCTTGTGGATCTGCTCATGTCCGGCCAGCGCCGCGAACTCCTCGATGCGGGCCTTCACGTCGTGCTTGGTGACCCGCTCGCGCGCATTGATCGACGCGGTGTCGACGGCGGCCACACCCTGGTCGATGACTCGCTGGTAGTCCTCGATGGCCCCGGCCGGAACCTCGATGCCGAGATCCTTCTGGGCCCGCAGCACAGCCAGCCAGAGCTGCCGCTCGAGGACGATCTTCTGCTCCGGCGACCAGATCGTCGCGATCGGGGTCGCGGCGTAGCGGCCGGCGAGCACATTGGAGATAGCGGGTTTCGAGGTCACGGTGCTCAATTCTCCCGCATGGCGCTACCAGGTGAGTCCCGGGTCGGCTGCGATCGCCGCCAGCTGGGTCCGCGAGGGCAGGTTCTCCCGTGTTGCGACGGCGCCGACGCCGATCCGCCAGCCGTCGGTAGAGGTGCGGCTCAGCGCCCGAAGCTGGCCACCGCTCTGGCTGCGGGTCGCGAAAACGTCGCCGGCTGGCTTGTTGAGCGGCGTCTCGATCGTCACCACCAGCACTGCACCGGCCGGGCCGTGGAGCCGGACCGTGGCCGCGCAGAGCGAGCTGCCCGCCTCGTAGATCTCGCTCTGGTCGAAGACGGCGTAGCTGGGCAGCCGGGGCAGGACGGCCCGCGCCACCCGCGCGCTCATCGAATCTCCGGAGACGGGACGGCAGGAGGAGTCGGCGACGCCGCGGGCGATCACCGGCGGCAGGGCGGCCGGGGCCAGGGCGCCGTCGATCCGGTTGACGAGCTCCTGCTGCTGGGCGAGCTCAGCCGTCGACGGACGCTCTTCGATGCGCCGCCACTGGACCGCCGCGCCAACCAGCAGGGCAACCAGCAGCAGAGCGACACCCCAGCGCACCCGCTTCAGCGCCACCGGTGAGAGCGGTCGGCGCCGTGATCCGGCCGCGATCGTCTCGTCGTTCGCCGACCCGACCGGATCGATCGTGGCCAATGCCACCTCGCCCGGTCCGGCGCGGGCACGGCCGACGACATCCGCCGCTAGCCACTCGACCCCGTCCTCGTCCGGCATGTCTCCACAGTGCCACCGGGTGCCTCAGTTCGCCACAGAGCGTCAGTTGCCGTAGAGCAGCGGGTCTTTCGAGAAGGCAGCGAGACGGGCCGCCGACGGCAGAATCGCCTTGTTCAGGCTGCTCATCGAGACCGTCACCTCGTAGTTGTGCGCCGTGCTGGAGTAGTCATACGACTGCTGGTACTGCCCCTGGAAGTTGCTCGCCCCAGACGACACGGAGTCCTGATCCACGCCGCTGTAGGAGATATCGACGGTGGCCGTGACCCCCGACGAGTCGACGCCCTGCAGCGAGATATGGCACACCTGGTCGTTGTCGTCGTAGCGCGAGGTACTGAGGGAACTGACTTGAAAGGTGGGAAAGTGGCGGTGCATGGCCCGCATCGCCGGCGAAGTCGCCACTATCTCGTCGGTGGTCGCGGCTAGTCGGTCACAGGGGCCCTGGTCCTGCTGGGCGAACACGATGGACGGATCCGGAGTCGGCGTCACTTCGGCGGAGGGGTTGATTGAGGTGTAACTGGCCATCGGATGCTGCGTGTGCCGCCCGACCGCGAAGCCGGCCAGCGAGCAGGCCACTGCCGTCAACAGCACCGCGGCCACGACAGCCCAACGGATTCCGGAAAGTCCGGGCCGACGCCGCGGCTCAGTACCGACGTCGACCGAATCCGCGGTCCCCTCGGCCGGGGGGTCAGTGGGAGGGGCGGCCGGAGCGGCGAAGGCACGGTAGACGTCCTCCTCGCCGAAGGTCTCGATTATCTCGAGGTTCTCCCACTCCCGGTCGCTCACCAGTCCAGTCTGTCAGGCCGGCGGCCCCGCGCAATCCTGGCTCAGGCGGCCAGCACCGGGTCGGCCACGAAGCGCTCCAACTGGGCGACCGGCGGCAGTTTCGCCGCGGCCGGCCCCGCGA
Coding sequences within it:
- a CDS encoding phosphoribosylformylglycinamidine synthase subunit I; the protein is MAQRVGVVTFPGSLDDTDALRAIRIAGGEAIPLWHADPSLHDVEAVVLPGGFSYGDYLRCGAIARFSPVMEAIIAGARDGLPVLGICNGFQVLCESHLLPGALIRNDSRKFVCRDQRLRIENTTSAWTSHYEPGQEIVVPLKNGEGGYVADQHTLDELEGSGRVIARYLQDNPNGSYRDIAGISNEAGNVVGLMPHPEHAVEALTGPTTDGLGFFLSMIGVEVPAESAVESGVSA
- a CDS encoding phosphoribosylformylglycinamidine synthase: MPTVIVDVVLKPEILDPQGQAIVGALGRLGVEGVVAVRQGKHFELDVEDHVDDETIAHLSQTLLANPVIEDFTIRR
- a CDS encoding phosphoribosylaminoimidazole-succinocarboxamide synthase, which gives rise to MCHAWFTVVAATSTHSRHRRIGGWENDGVTELTHLHSGKVRDLYRAPDGSLVMVASDRISAYDFILSTPIPDKGAILTALSVWWFEQLADLAPNHLISVDSPVIPAQWRGRAMLCQSLDMVKVECVARGYLTGGGLSEYEASGLVSGIALPSGLLDGSRLPEPIFTPSTKADVGEHDEPMSFAEVEALVGAEEAQELRALTLAVYSRAAGIAAEAGVILADTKIEFGRDTAGRLVIADEVLTPDSSRFWPAQEWQPGHRQPSYDKQFVRDWLTSPAANWDRSSGVEPPPLPEEIALATRERYLQAYERLTGRSFADWTAAHG
- a CDS encoding DivIVA domain-containing protein codes for the protein MRIGIFPGMIEGMTPSEIHYIAFRKPPLGKRGYDEDDVDDLLERLERFFRDPAGASMTADDVRKAQFRKPPIGKRGYDTGDVDDFLDQVVNEWPQVKTDQSFPGSHRSAS
- a CDS encoding adenylosuccinate lyase codes for the protein MTSKPAISNVLAGRYAATPIATIWSPEQKIVLERQLWLAVLRAQKDLGIEVPAGAIEDYQRVIDQGVAAVDTASINARERVTKHDVKARIEEFAALAGHEQIHKGMTSRDLTENVEQLQVLSSLQVIRSKTLAVLARLARRAAEYDALVMAGRSHNVAAQATTLGKRFASAAEEMMIAVERLDDLLGRYPLRGIKGPVGTAQDMLDLLDGDLEKLATLEQRVAEHLGFTSVFISVGQVYPRSLDYDVVSALVQLAAGPSSLAKTIRLMAGLELVTEGFRPGQVGSSAMPHKMNTRSAERINGFAVIIRGYASMVGELAGDQWNEGDVSCSVVRRVALPDAFFAIDGLLETTLTVLDDFGAYPAVIERELDRYLPFLATTKVLIAAVRAGVGREAAHEAIKEHAVAVALGMREQGSAENDLFARLAADPRLGLGTDELQALLAEPLSFTGAAQTQVAEVVAAVDDVLASDPAAAKYTPEPIF